A DNA window from Xyrauchen texanus isolate HMW12.3.18 chromosome 6, RBS_HiC_50CHRs, whole genome shotgun sequence contains the following coding sequences:
- the LOC127645773 gene encoding protein fem-1 homolog A: protein MDISTAVFNAARDGKLKLIQKLLCNKSPEELEALAEEKTQGGTPLLIASRYGHLEVVDYLLEHCKANVELGGSVNFDGETIEGAPPLWAASAAGHLPVVKTLLKHGASVNNTTLTNSTPLRAACFDGHLEIVRYLVEHCADMEVANRHGHTCLMISCYKGHREIAKFLLERGADVNRKSVKGNTALHDCAESGSLEIMKMLMKCNARMERDGYGMTPLLAASVTGHTNIVENLVHQPRATREEQIDALELLGATFVDKKRDLLGVMCYWRRAMELRQAGEKAGFLAKPPPGPPVSAYDCAHEVCTVEELEALITDPDEMRMQALLVRERILGPSHPDTSYYIRYRGAVYADSGNFERCISLWKYALDMQQSNLDPLSPMTASSFLSFAELFSFVLQDRAKGTLANRVTFQDLMAVLGKSVREVERAVAQRDSPPDAPQFTKALSIILHLVFLLEKLDCTAEQEHLKRQTVYRLLKLNPRARNGYTPLHMAVDKETTSVGRYPVGRFPSLAVAGLLLECGADVDSRDCENNAPLHVAAANGCPEIMEALIQAGAHFDATNALHKTAYELLDEQSSERHVLHPLSYVTLQCLAARAIEKHRLPYKGLISEEMEAFIELH from the coding sequence ATGGATATTAGCACGGCGGTGTTTAACGCGGCGAGAGACGGAAAACTGAAACTCATTCAGAAGTTACTGTGCAACAAAAGTCCCGAGGAGCTGGAGGCGCTGGCGGAGGAGAAGACGCAGGGAGGGACGCCGCTCCTCATCGCCTCCCGGTACGGCCATCTGGAGGTTGTGGATTACCTGCTGGAGCACTGCAAGGCTAACGTGGAGCTCGGAGGCTCCGTGAACTTTGACGGCGAGACGATTGAAGGCGCTCCGCCGCTGTGGGCGGCCTCCGCCGCGGGACATCTGCCAGTAGTGAAGACGCTCCTGAAGCACGGAGCCTCCGTCAATAACACCACCCTGACCAACTCCACCCCCCTGAGGGCTGCATGCTTCGATGGTCATCTGGAGATCGTTCGATACCTGGTGGAGCATTGTGCGGACATGGAGGTGGCGAACCGCCACGGTCATACGTGTCTGATGATCTCGTGCTACAAGGGCCACAGGGAGATCGCCAAGTTCCTGTTGGAGCGAGGGGCCGACGTCAACCGTAAGAGTGTGAAGGGCAACACCGCCCTGCACGACTGCGCCGAATCCGGGAGTCTGGAGATCATGAAGATGCTGATGAAATGTAACGCCCGCATGGAGCGGGATGGTTATGGCATGACCCCGCTGCTGGCCGCCAGCGTCACCGGTCACACCAATATAGTTGAGAATCTCGTGCACCAACCCCGGGCCACCAGAGAGGAGCAGATTGACGCCCTCGAACTTCTTGGGGCAACGTTTGTGGACAAGAAACGTGACCTGCTGGGCGTCATGTGCTACTGGAGAAGAGCGATGGAGCTGCGGCAGGCGGGCGAGAAGGCTGGATTTCTGGCCAAACCCCCCCCGGGTCCCCCCGTCTCGGCGTACGACTGCGCCCATGAGGTGTGCACGGTCGAGGAGCTGGAGGCGCTCATCACAGACCCCGATGAGATGAGGATGCAGGCCCTTCTGGTGAGGGAGCGCATCTTGGGCCCCTCGCACCCGGACACTTCGTACTACATCCGCTACAGGGGGGCCGTCTACGCCGACTCGGGCAACTTCGAGCGCTGCATCAGCCTGTGGAAGTACGCCTTGGACATGCAGCAGAGCAACCTGGACCCGCTCAGCCCCATGACTGCCAGCAGCTTCCTGTCGTTCGCCGAGCTCTTTTCCTTCGTCCTACAGGACAGAGCTAAGGGCACCCTAGCCAACCGCGTCACCTTCCAGGACTTGATGGCCGTCCTGGGCAAGAGCGTGCGGGAGGTGGAGCGTGCAGTGGCGCAGCGGGACAGTCCTCCAGATGCGCCGCAGTTCACCAAAGCCCTCTCCATTATTCTGCACCTCGTCTTCCTGTTGGAGAAACTCGACTGCACTGCGGAGCAAGAGCACCTGAAGAGGCAAACGGTCTACCGGCTCCTGAAGCTCAATCCCCGGGCGAGGAACGGCTACACGCCCTTGCACATGGCTGTGGATAAAGAGACCACGTCGGTGGGCCGTTACCCAGTGGGCCGTTTCCCATCTTTAGCTGTGGCGGGCTTGTTGCTGGAGTGCGGGGCGGATGTCGACTCCCGCGACTGCGAGAACAATGCGCCACTTCATGTCGCTGCCGCCAATGGCTGCCCGGAGATCATGGAGGCGCTCATTCAAGCCGGGGCGCATTTCGACGCCACCAATGCACTACACAAGACGGCCTACGAGCTGCTGGATGAGCAGAGCAGTGAGCGACACGTGCTGCACCCCCTCAGTTACGTCACGCTGCAGTGTCTGGCCGCCCGTGCCATCGAGAAACACAGACTTCCCTACAAAGGGCTCATCTCAGAGGAAATGGAGGCGTTCATCGAGCTGCACTGA